The Methylomonas rhizoryzae genome includes the window CTTGTCTTTGTGGATATATAACCACTGCAAGGCAATAATCGGAATAGCGGATTCTATCTCCCCGCGCTCCAGCAGCGCAAAGGCTTCGTGAGACTCAACGGCACACACCCGAATATCCTCGCCTTCGTCGGCTAAACCGTGCACTCCGCCGACGGTACGGGCGTCCACCCGACCGCAAAATAAGGTGATGTATTCCGAACAACCGCCCGGCGTGGTAAAAAATCGCTGAATTTCGATCAAATCCAGAATCCGGCAGCCGGATTCTTCCTGTGCTTCCCGGTATGCCACCTGTTCCGCACTTTCGCCGGGTTCGATCGCGCCGGCCACAATTTCCACCATCCAGGCTTTTTCCGGTTGCAATATCGCGCCGACGCGGAACTGCTCAATCAACACGACTTGGTCGAGATCGGGATCGTACAACAAGACCGCGACGCAATTGCCCCGTCGAAACAATTCTCGAGTAATGGGCTCGCTCCAACCGCCTTTAAACAAGGTATGCGTGACCGTGTATTGATCCAGCCGAAAAAAGCCTTGGTAGGCGGTTTCTTGATTCAAGATTTGAAAGCGTTTGGTGGTCACTTTTTGTATTCAACCTTATAAATGACGCCTAATTTATCATCGCTAATCAGCAAACTGCCGTCCGGCGTCTGCAATACATCGACCGGCCGCCCCAAAACTTTCCCGTCCGGCTGCAGCCACCCACTAATAAAAGCTTGCTCGTCAACAGGTTGTCCTGAACGAAATTTGACTAATGCGATTTGATATCCCTGGGGCTGGCTCCGATTCCACGATCCGTGCTGAGCAACGAACAATTGCCGGGCATATTGCTCCGGAAACTGATTCCCCGTATAAAACCGCATGCCTAACGGTGCGACGTGCGCTTTATATCGCCAGATCGGCGGCTTGAATTGAACGCAGGCCTTATCCTCGGCTAGCTCCGGATCGCGTATCGTCCCGGCATGACAATAGGGAAAACCGTAATGTTCGTGACTGCCTGTCCATTTGTTTAGCTCGTCAGGCGGCGCATCGTCACCCAGATAATCGCGACCGTTTTCGTTAAAAAACAAAGACTGGGAACCCGGTTCCCAATCAAAACCCACGGTATTGCGAATGCCGCTTGCGAGTATTTGAAATTGACTGCCGTCCGGATTGATCCGAAACAGCGAGGCGAAACGCTTGTCTTCAAGCTTGCAAATGTTGCAAGGGGCGCCGATAGCGCTGTATAGCTTGCCGTCCGGCCCGAAACGGAGATATTTCCAGCCGTGGTGTTTATCGGTGGGCAATGTATCGTAGACGACTTTCGGCTCTCCCGGCTGCTCCGGATGAGACTCGATATCGTCGAATCGCAAAATACGATTGACTTCGGCAACGTAAAGCGCCCCGCTTTTATAGGCAACGCCGTTGGGTAAATAAAGATTATCAGCCACGGTAAAACGCTGTTCGGCCACACCATCGCCGTTAGCATCGCGCAGAGCGTACACTTGCCCTTCTCGCGAGCCCACAAACAACACACCTTTGTCGCCCAATGCCATTTGCCGGGCATTCGGCACATCGTCGGCAAAAATGGATATTTTGAATCCGTAAGGCAGGCGCAAGCGGCTCAACACCGCGTCGTGCTCGGGTTTGGCGGCTATATTCAATGAAAATGCCCATAAAAACAGCACCCAACTCAATCCTTTCATTTTTTAGCCCCCTCCAATAAACTTTGCGCCATATTACCACTCCAACTCTTGAAATCGAGCAATCGATACCCAACTCGCTTCCATCACCACACTATAAGGATAATTAATATGTTAAGAATTTTGCTGTTTTTAGCTACCAACGTGGCCGTCATGATAGCCATCAGTATTATTTTCAGTGTTCTCGGCTTAAAAAGTACCTTAGACGCTCAAGGCGTCGGCCTTAACTTAGACGCGTTGCTGGTCATGTCCGCCATCATCGGCATGACGGGATCGGTCATATCGTTATTCATGTCCAAGTGGTCGGCCAAAAATGCCATGGGCGTGCACGTTATCGAGCGCCCTCAAAATCAAACTGAACAATGGCTGGTCAACATCGTGGAAAAACTGGCTCGGCAAGCCGGAATAGGTATGCCGGAAGTTGGAATTTTTAACGCGCCGGAACCGAATGCGTTTGCGACCGGCGCCAATCGGGACAGCTCTCTGGTAGCGGTGAGCACCGGTTTATTGCAAACGATGTCCGCCGACGAAGTTGAAGCGGTGTTAGGACACGAAATCAGCCACGTGGCTAACGGCGACATGGTCACCATGGCGCTGATGCAAGGCGTGGTCAACACCTTTGTATATTTCTTCGCCACGATAATCGGCCATATCGTCGATCGTACCGTATTTAAAACCGAACGCGGCTACGGACCGGCATATTATGTAACCCAAATGTTGGCGCAAATCGCCCTTTCCATTTTGGCCAGCATGCTGGTCATGTGGTTTTCCCGCTACCGCGAATTCCGTGCGGATGCAGGTGGCGCACAACTGGCAGGACGGCAAAAAATGATTGCCGCGCTGCGTGCGCTGCAACGCTCTCACGAGCAGCCCCAACTGCCGGGTGAATTAGCCGCATTCGGCATCAATGGCGGCGGCGTACAGCGCTTGTTTATGAGCCACCCGCCCTTAGAAGAACGCATCGAAGCATTGCAAAGCCAACGTTAACAAAAAGCAGGGTCGGTCGTTACGGCCGACCCTTTCTTATAGTCCATGCCACGTCAATTCATTCGATTTTCCATCGACATCGATTACGAGCGCTACCTGAGCGTTTATCAAGGCTTTACTCAATCGATCACCGTCGTCGCCGAGGACGGCCGTAGCCTCAATTTCCCCGCCGGAAACATCCGACGCTTTCTGACTCGATCCGGCATTCAAGGCAGGTTCGAGATGGAGCTTACCGATCGCAATAAATTCATTGCGCTTAGAAAACTTGCTTAGACAGGAAACCAAGGGCATTGCGGATTCCTTGTCCGATAGTTCCTACGGGAAGCGACTTTCCTGAAATTAAATCCCGCAAACACACAGTTATCCAAAGCCCTACGCTCTTTTCGATACCGAATGGGCCGGATAGACTTCCATCCGTTCGATTACAGCTCAGGTAAGCCAAGCTGCTACGCGTCTAGCATATTTTTCGAAATCCATAAAAAAATTTGCACCTACCTCTTTACAATTAAATGATAATAGTTATCATTAATCACAACAATTGAAGTGTGAGGTTTCCCATGTACGTTTGTGTTTGTAAAGCCGTTACCGATAGCCAAGTTTCGCAAGCTATAGCTCAAGGCGCTTGTACCCGCCGGCAGCTGATGCAATGCACAGGCGCCGGCGGTGTTTGCGGTAAATGCAGCCAAAGTATTAAAAGTTTACTGGACGAAAAGCTATATCAGCCCAGTCTCGCGCAACCCGCCTGATAAAC containing:
- a CDS encoding NUDIX domain-containing protein, with amino-acid sequence MTTKRFQILNQETAYQGFFRLDQYTVTHTLFKGGWSEPITRELFRRGNCVAVLLYDPDLDQVVLIEQFRVGAILQPEKAWMVEIVAGAIEPGESAEQVAYREAQEESGCRILDLIEIQRFFTTPGGCSEYITLFCGRVDARTVGGVHGLADEGEDIRVCAVESHEAFALLERGEIESAIPIIALQWLYIHKDKLRTRWLESALAD
- the htpX gene encoding protease HtpX, encoding MLRILLFLATNVAVMIAISIIFSVLGLKSTLDAQGVGLNLDALLVMSAIIGMTGSVISLFMSKWSAKNAMGVHVIERPQNQTEQWLVNIVEKLARQAGIGMPEVGIFNAPEPNAFATGANRDSSLVAVSTGLLQTMSADEVEAVLGHEISHVANGDMVTMALMQGVVNTFVYFFATIIGHIVDRTVFKTERGYGPAYYVTQMLAQIALSILASMLVMWFSRYREFRADAGGAQLAGRQKMIAALRALQRSHEQPQLPGELAAFGINGGGVQRLFMSHPPLEERIEALQSQR
- a CDS encoding (2Fe-2S)-binding protein; this encodes MYVCVCKAVTDSQVSQAIAQGACTRRQLMQCTGAGGVCGKCSQSIKSLLDEKLYQPSLAQPA
- a CDS encoding PQQ-dependent sugar dehydrogenase, with translation MKGLSWVLFLWAFSLNIAAKPEHDAVLSRLRLPYGFKISIFADDVPNARQMALGDKGVLFVGSREGQVYALRDANGDGVAEQRFTVADNLYLPNGVAYKSGALYVAEVNRILRFDDIESHPEQPGEPKVVYDTLPTDKHHGWKYLRFGPDGKLYSAIGAPCNICKLEDKRFASLFRINPDGSQFQILASGIRNTVGFDWEPGSQSLFFNENGRDYLGDDAPPDELNKWTGSHEHYGFPYCHAGTIRDPELAEDKACVQFKPPIWRYKAHVAPLGMRFYTGNQFPEQYARQLFVAQHGSWNRSQPQGYQIALVKFRSGQPVDEQAFISGWLQPDGKVLGRPVDVLQTPDGSLLISDDKLGVIYKVEYKK
- a CDS encoding DUF2835 domain-containing protein, which codes for MPRQFIRFSIDIDYERYLSVYQGFTQSITVVAEDGRSLNFPAGNIRRFLTRSGIQGRFEMELTDRNKFIALRKLA